One window from the genome of Nicotiana tomentosiformis chromosome 5, ASM39032v3, whole genome shotgun sequence encodes:
- the LOC138892932 gene encoding serine/threonine-protein phosphatase 7 long form homolog: protein MDVPPMHPEPFSDELLVLQGDHRSAYVWEGELLAQTLRARRVDDMWDFMKERDLHPRVVQCLRDTDFYRILDIGRLQLDWSLVTTLIERWRPEMHTFHLLIGEATITLQDMEVLYGMPVDGLPVALPQAMREMTRGQYLDMLQQLTGFRPQDETAHSGASRMSLTALENLTRRKI from the coding sequence atggacGTGCCGCCTATGCATCCCGAACCTTTTTCCGATGAGCTATTAGtgttacagggcgatcataggtccgcctacgtatgggagggagagttactggcccagactctcCGCGCCAGGAGAGTGGACGACATGTGGGATTTTATGAAAGAAAGAGATCTCCATCCCCGTGTAGTCCAGTGCCTGCGGGATACAGACTTCTACAGGATTTTGGATATCGGGCGGCTGCAGCTCGACTGGTCTTTGGTCACGaccctgatagagcggtggcgaccggagatgCACACATTCCACCTGCTCATTGGCGAGGCCACTATCACGCTGCAGGACATGGAGGTTTTATATGGGATGCCTGTTGATGGACTGCCCGTTGCACTGCCTCAAgccatgagagagatgacgcgTGGGCAGTATTTGGACATGCTGCAGCAGCTCACTGGTTTTAGGCCACAGGATGAGACTGCACACTCAGGGGCCAGTCGCATGAGTTTGACAGCtcttgagaatttaacaagaagaaaaatttga